Proteins from one Tetrapisispora phaffii CBS 4417 chromosome 8, complete genome genomic window:
- the RIO2 gene encoding protein kinase RIO2 (similar to Saccharomyces cerevisiae RIO2 (YNL207W); ancestral locus Anc_2.44) — MKLDTSHMRYLAPDDFRTLQAVEQGSRNHEVVPIQLIFQLSGLKSQSGTNRSLGDLAKLKLVSRLRNAKYDGFRLTYNGIDYLALKSLLNKDTVYSIGGTIGVGKESDIYEGSDKNGNKRVLKIHRLGRTSFHTVKNNRDYLRRSNQGTNWMNLSKLAANKEYQFMSLLYTKGFKVPEPFDNSRHVIVMELIRGYPMRRLRKHKDIPKLYSDLMKFILQLANSGLIHCDFNEFNIMIKDEVEDENDCGFVVIDFPQCISIQHKDADFYFKRDVDGIRRFFKKKLKYEPECDSTMFDTDGFGTGYKYPYPVFSRDVKRSDNLDELVQASGFSKKHPGDRDLEEAVGSMRKHDYNLEEEDEQSENEEVEDEESEDEEEEYYYTESDEGSGDEDYDSSADSLESENERIIEALSTGVGNLKMDKLGNYILED; from the coding sequence ATGAAATTGGATACTTCGCACATGAGATATTTGGCACCGGACGACTTCCGTACTCTGCAAGCTGTAGAGCAAGGTTCAAGGAATCATGAAGTTGTCCCAATACAACttattttccaattatCTGGTTTAAAATCACAATCCGGTACCAATAGATCCCTTGGTGACTTGGCAAAGCTGAAACTGGTGTCAAGATTGAGAAATGCAAAATATGATGGTTTTAGATTGACTTATAACGGTATCGATTATCTTGCTTTGAAGTCTCTCCTAAACAAAGATACAGTTTATTCAATAGGTGGTACTATTGGTGTCGGTAAGGAATCCGATATTTATGAAGGAAGTGACAAAAATGGTAATAAGAGAGTTTTGAAGATACATAGACTAGGTAGAACCTCTTTTCATACCGTTAAAAACAATAGAGACTATTTGAGAAGAAGTAATCAGGGTACAAACTGGATGAACTTGTCAAAGTTAGCAGCTAACAAGGAATACCAGTTCATGTCTTTATTATACACAAAAGGTTTCAAAGTTCCTGAACCATTCGATAACTCCCGTCATGTTATCGTCATGGAATTGATTAGAGGTTATCCAATGAGAAGACTAAGGAAGCATAAAGATATCCCTAAATTATACAGcgatttaatgaaattcaTATTGCAGCTAGCGAATAGTGGTTTGATCCATTGTGATTTTAACGAGTTTAACATTATGATAAAGGATGAAGTAGAGGATGAAAACGACTGTGGATTTGTGGTGATTGATTTCCCACAATGTATTTCCATTCAACATAAAGATGctgatttttatttcaaaagagATGTCGATGGAATTCgtagatttttcaaaaaaaaattgaagtaCGAACCTGAGTGTGATTCTACCATGTTTGACACTGACGGTTTTGGCACTGGTTATAAATATCCATATCCAGTTTTCTCTAGGGATGTAAAAAGATCAGATAATTTAGACGAGTTAGTTCAAGCATCAGGCTTTAGTAAAAAACATCCTGGTGATAGAGATCTAGAAGAAGCTGTAGGCTCTATGAGGAAGCACGATTACaatttagaagaagaagatgagCAATCCGAAAACGAAGAAGTTGAGGATGAGGAAagtgaagatgaagaagaagaatattaCTACACAGAGTCCGATGAAGGTTCTGGTGATGAAGATTATGACAGCTCGGCAGATAGTTTAGAATCTGAAAACGAAAGGATTATCGAAGCTTTATCAACCGGTGTTGGtaatttgaaaatggaTAAATTAggaaattatattttagaagattAA
- the STU2 gene encoding Stu2p (similar to Saccharomyces cerevisiae STU2 (YLR045C); ancestral locus Anc_5.123) — MSNNDEVDFSTLPLEQKLDNKVWKARLLGYEELTSKFDNKNIKIKEFNIYLKDVSLFQIYLSDPNVIALEKAIGALLSLLQKYYTGHTADVQKLISIESLIENWIPLLIEKGITSSRLLTKKNSIKCILLITSFDISIEKIMEFTIINFLKVKKLPKVILSSLITITNLINNFKFDHIELNKIFNNPNSFLIELLEVLPTFTSNADKNIRSQSIDLILQIYDKIGRNKLLIQDILLDKLKSIQQRDLDKLFDKLNSGEELKAISNSSANLDDEIIYFYTDYKNNVAKQDFQVDDDGDTNMDINATLNSAKNTKLGNSNNNNYNITKNKVDVDPFTLLKEETILDKLPENFNERIASVKWKDRVEVLQELHDNLLVKVKKLKNSGQDYSNLISILSSIIHKDANVQAVTIASQSICIILEKLRLPGFNKALVNICFVPLLERTKEKKPSVIEAIRSTLYILVKYYNPISNGSKSMNLNNEDMLQEILKFMKNKIPQIRFETTNLFNHILKHYFRNDSERILSAYLDSDILPIVIKIVNDTQPTIRASGFEAFALISKIFSNNDEIRDSYEKFDSMKKKKITELINTLPNILENIPESREKTGTTTSSSMNNSNSNSLLPSKRGPSSPLKKLSNKANSPLHMTQSPVIALPNITLKNGNLSNNNLNGNIPNNMNSNLFSINNKRSNTEDNQIENEEKRIKLEIEVENLKKEKHVWLKEKHELIDQLNNVQNKYNVLMNEIEVLKEQLKNSQTTLHDKNLQLRQKDLQLNKLQDRMSHMAELNGNTPTNRRSSLLAHSQAPSRTMSARPTLSSERSHINENHEHNNHTRKDSTSSEDLPHRVDLLKIDSNANVNDTFVNEESWKRAAEVTSQLKARIERMRAKTRE; from the coding sequence ATGAGTAACAACGATGAGGTAGATTTTTCTACTCTACCACTAGAACAGaaattagataataaaGTTTGGAAAGCAAGGTTATTAGGTTATGAGGAATtaacttcaaaatttgataataaaaatataaaaataaaagaatttaatatctATTTGAAGGatgtttctttatttcaaatttatttgtcTGACCCAAATGTCATTGCTTTGGAGAAGGCTATTGGTGCATTACTTTCTTTATTGCAAAAGTATTATACGGGTCATACTGCAGATGTCCAAAAACTAATATCAATTGAGAGTTTGATAGAAAATTGGATCCCATTGTTAATCGAAAAAGGTATCACTTCGTCAAGATTATtaaccaaaaaaaattcaattaaatgtattttattaatcaCATCATTCgatatatcaattgaaaaaataatggaatttactattattaattttttgaaagttaaaaaattacCAAAAGTCATTCTATCTTCTTTAATCACTAtaacaaatttaattaataatttcaaatttgatcATATTGAActgaataaaatattcaataatccaaattcatttttaatagaGCTTCTAGAGGTCTTACCGACTTTCACATCTAATgctgataaaaatattagatcTCAATCAATTGATCTGATTTTACAAATATACGATAAAATTGGTAGAAATAAGCTCTTAAttcaagatattttattagataaaTTGAAATCAATTCAACAAAGAGATTTAGATAAGTTATtcgataaattaaatagcGGTGAAGAGCTTAAAGCAATTTCAAACTCTAGTGCAAATTTAGATGATgagataatttatttttatactgattacaaaaataatgtaGCTAAACAAGATTTCCAAGTAGATGATGATGGTGATACAAATATGGACATTAATGCCACTTTAAATTCCGCTAAAAATACCAAGCTTGGGAATagcaataacaataattataatattacaaaaaataaagtagATGTAGATCCATTCactttattaaaagaagaaacaatCTTAGATAAATTGCCAGAAAATTTTAACGAAAGAATAGCGTCAGTAAAATGGAAAGATAGAGTTGAAGTTTTGCAAGAACTGCatgataatttattggttaaagtgaaaaaattgaaaaattcaggTCAAGATTATTCAAATCTAATCTCTATTTTATCCAGTATCATTCATAAAGATGCAAATGTTCAAGCTGTGACAATCGCTTCTCAATCAATCTGTATTATTTTGGAGAAATTAAGATTACCAGGTTTCAACAAGGCGTTAGTCAATATATGTTTTGTTCCTTTGTTAGAAAGAACTAAGGAGAAAAAACCGAGCGTAATTGAAGCTATTAGGAGTacactatatatattggtaaaatattacaacCCAATTTCAAATGGTTCGAAAAGCATGAACCTAAATAACGAAGATATGCTtcaagaaatattaaaattcatGAAAAATAAGATTCCTCAAATACGATTCGAGACAACAAACCTGTTtaatcatattttaaaacattattttaGAAATGATAGTGAAAGAATTTTATCTGCCTATTTAGATTCAGATATTTTACCAATTGTCATCAAAATTGTGAATGATACGCAACCCACGATCAGAGCTTCTGGGTTTGAAGCTTTTGCTTTGataagtaaaatattttctaacAATGATGAAATTAGAGATTCATACGAAAAATTCGACAGcatgaaaaaaaagaagattaCCGAATTGATTAATACTTTGCCTAATATCCTAGAAAATATTCCTGAAAGTAGGGAGAAAACAGGGACGACAACGTCTTCATCTATGAACAACAGTAACAGCAATTCACTATTACCATCAAAACGTGGTCCCTCTTCTCCATTGAAAAAACTATCTAATAAAGCTAATTCCCCTCTGCATATGACTCAAAGTCCAGTTATAGCATTACCAAatataacattaaaaaatggtaATTTAAGTAACAATAATCTTAATGGTAATATTCCGAACAATATGAATAGTAATCTATTTAGTATTAATAACAAAAGATCAAATACGGAGGATAATCAGATTGAAAACGAAGAAAAGAGGATCAAGTTAGAGATTGAAGTCgagaatttgaaaaaagaaaagcaTGTATGGTTAAAGGAAAAACATGAGTTGATAGATCAATTGAACAATGTACAAAATAAGTATAATGTATTAATGAATGAGATAGAAGTTCTAAAAGAACAACTGAAAAACTCTCAAACAACATTACACGATAAAAACTTGCAATTAAGGCAGAAAGATCTACAGCTAAATAAACTACAAGATAGAATGTCTCATATGGCAGAGTTGAACGGTAATACGCCGACTAACAGACGTTCCTCGTTGTTGGCTCACAGTCAAGCACCATCTCGTACCATGTCAGCAAGACCGACTTTATCATCTGAACGATCTCATATCAATGAAAACCACGAACATAATAATCACACTAGGAAAGACAGTACGTCGAGTGAAGATCTGCCACATCGTgtagatttattaaaaatagatTCGAACGCTAATGTAAACGATACCTTTGTCAATGAGGAAAGTTGGAAACGTGCTGCAGAAGTGACCTCTCAATTGAAAGCtagaattgaaagaatGAGAGCAAAAACAAGAGAGTAA
- the TRX1 gene encoding thioredoxin TRX1 (similar to Saccharomyces cerevisiae TRX2 (YGR209C) and TRX1 (YLR043C); ancestral locus Anc_5.124), giving the protein MVAQIANAQEFEQKVANAPAGKLVVVDFFATWCGPCKMISPMVDKFAVEYDAAEYYKVDVDEVGDIAQKYDVTAMPTFLYFKDGKEIARVVGANPAGIKQTIASNL; this is encoded by the coding sequence atggtTGCCCAAATTGCCAATGCTCAAGAATTCGAACAAAAAGTCGCCAACGCTCCAGCTGGAAAATTAGTTGTCGTTGACTTCTTCGCCACCTGGTGTGGTCCATGTAAGATGATCTCCCCAATGGTGGACAAGTTCGCTGTTGAATACGATGCTGCTGAATACTACAAAGTCGATGTCGATGAAGTCGGTGACATTGCTCAAAAATACGATGTTACTGCTATGCCAACTTTCTTATACTTCAAAGACGGTAAGGAGATTGCCAGAGTTGTCGGTGCCAACCCAGCCGGTATCAAGCAAACTATTGCTTCCAACTTATAA
- the TPHA0H00950 gene encoding alpha-keto acid decarboxylase family protein (similar to Saccharomyces cerevisiae PDC1 (YLR044C); ancestral locus Anc_5.122) gives MSQITLGKYLFERLKQVQCQTIFGLPGDFNLSLLDKIYEVPGMRWAGNCNELNAAYAADGYARIKGMACLITTFGVGELSALNGIAGSYAEHVGVLHVVGVPSLSAQAKQLLLHHTLGNGDFTVFHRMSACISETTSMITDIASAQAEIDRCIKATYISQRTVYLGLPANMVDLMVPADVLNTPIDLSLKPNDVDAETEVLGAILELIKDAKNPIILADACASRHDVKAETKALIDATQFPSFVTPMGKGSIDEQHPRFGGVYVGTLSRPEVKKAVESADLILSVGALLSDFNTGSFSYSYNTKNIVEFHSDHIKIRKASFPGVQMKFVLEKLVAQVGSVVKGYKPVAIPAPVPANPATPAETPLKQEWLWNQVGKFLKEGDIVLTETGTSAFGINQTHFPTNTYGISQVLWGSIGFTGGATLGAAFAAEEIDPKKRTIVFIGDGSLQLTVQEISTMIRWNLKPYIFVLNNNGYTIEKLIHGPTAQYNEIQNWKHLDILPTFGAKDYETIRVATTGEWDKLASDKAFNENSKIRMIEIMLPVMDAPSNLIAQAKLTAATNAKQ, from the coding sequence ATGTCTCAAATTACTTTaggtaaatatttattcgAAAGATTAAAGCAAGTTCAATGTCAAACCATCTTTGGTTTACCAGGTGACTTCAACTTATCCTTATTAGATAAGATCTACGAAGTCCCAGGTATGAGATGGGCTGGTAACTGTAACGAATTAAACGCTGCTTACGCTGCTGACGGTTACGCCAGAATTAAGGGTATGGCTTGTTTAATCACCACTTTCGGTGTCGGTGAATTATCTGCCTTAAACGGTATTGCCGGTTCTTACGCTGAACACGTTGGTGTTTTACACGTTGTCGGTGTCCCATCTTTATCTGCTCAAGCCAAgcaattattattacacCACACCTTAGGTAACGGTGACTTCACTGTTTTCCACAGAATGTCTGCTTGTATCTCTGAAACCACTTCTATGATCACTGACATTGCTTCTGCTCAAGCTGAAATTGACAGATGTATCAAGGCCACTTACATTTCCCAAAGAACTGTCTACTTAGGTCTACCAGCTAACATGGTTGACTTAATGGTCCCAGCTGATGTCTTAAACACTCCAATCGACTTATCTTTGAAACCAAATGATGTCGATGCTGAAACTGAAGTTTTAGGTGCTATCTTAGAATTAATCAAGGATGCCAAGAACCCAATCATCTTAGCTGATGCTTGTGCTTCTAGACACGATGTCAAGGCTGAAACCAAGGCTTTGATCGATGCTACTCAATTCCCATCTTTTGTCACCCCAATGGGTAAGGGTTCCATTGATGAACAACACCCAAGATTCGGTGGTGTTTACGTCGGTACTCTATCCAGACCAGAAGTTAAGAAGGCTGTTGAATCCGCTGACTTGATCTTATCTGTCGGTGCTCTATTATCCGATTTCAACACTGGTTCTTTCTCTTACTCTTACAACACCAAGAACATTGTTGAATTCCACTCTGACCACATCAAGATCAGAAAGGCTTCTTTCCCAGGTGTCCAAATGAAATTCgttttagaaaaattagTTGCTCAAGTCGGTTCTGTCGTCAAGGGTTACAAGCCAGTTGCTATCCCAGCTCCAGTTCCAGCTAACCCAGCTACCCCAGCTGAAACTCCATTAAAGCAAGAATGGTTATGGAACCAAGTCGGTAAGTTCTTAAAGGAAGGTGATATCGTTTTGACCGAAACCGGTACCTCTGCTTTCGGTATTAACCAAACTCACTTCCCAACTAACACTTACGGTATTTCCCAAGTCTTATGGGGTTCTATTGGTTTCACCGGTGGTGCCACTCTAGGTGCTGCTTTCGCCGCTGAAGAAATCGACCCAAAGAAGAGAACTATTGTCTTCATTGGTGACGGTTCTTTACAATTAACCGTTCAAGAAATCTCCACCATGATCAGATGGAACTTGAAGCCATATATCTTCGTCTTAAACAACAACGGTTACACCATTGAAAAGTTGATTCACGGTCCAACCGCTCAATACAACGAAATCCAAAACTGGAAACACTTAGACATCTTACCAACCTTCGGTGCTAAGGACTACGAAACCATCAGAGTTGCTACCACCGGTGAATGGGACAAGTTAGCTTCTGACAAGGCTTTCAACGAAAACTCCAAGATCAGAATGATTGAAATTATGTTACCAGTCATGGATGCTCCATCTAACTTAATTGCTCAAGCTAAGTTAACTGCTGCTACTAACGctaaacaataa
- the SLI1 gene encoding N-acetyltransferase (similar to Saccharomyces cerevisiae SLI1 (YGR212W); ancestral locus Anc_5.119), which translates to MKLRELSGTEKFFFSRSVLNLHTCFYVTVKLNKLPTENELCSSLRKVIAKNRILRCNINKNGDSAYINDIIENDNEFTVQDVIEYRDWNKFEEDEQNSVFQEINFKYGELKPLWKLIIASKINTIVLAMDHTFFDGSSATLFWKALLLELSSIDRDQLEDTDVVFSKANIDDNYITALDISSNNLLDDCPISFASKIKRFIASKIFQYFPYTIIAPNSELLQFDDYSFPSSIFEDGCDKPASYKLKNNSRRAIINIKPAQISNVLKYCRSKNIALTSYLSALISYYVNIYKDKSVNHGSAIKVEIPINLRGILKEKLEMDIAPDFGCYISSTDLVIDSQLNGSTIDKLASTFQKQISNSVKENVDETIENIKITEVIDSFKFFEYKVTPKPSEDKIFPGATFEVTNLGRVSFETKNDNFFVEDALFGGSQSLTTIFTCYVISTDFGGMNLAITYSDSIKDFMEPVIEKCKAELLSL; encoded by the coding sequence ATGAAATTACGTGAGCTTTCAGGAACTGAGaagtttttcttttcaagAAGTGTTTTGAATTTGCATACTTGTTTTTATGTAACTgttaaattgaataaattaccAACCGAAAATGAATTATGTTCCAGTTTGAGAAAAGTAATTGCAAAAAATAGGATATTAAGATGCaatatcaacaaaaatGGCGACTCTGCttatattaatgatattattgaaaatgataatgaatttacCGTTCAAGATGTGATCGAATACAGAGATTGGAATAAATTCGAAGAAGATGAACAAAATTCGGTGTTCCAAGAAATTAACTTTAAGTACGGTGAATTAAAACCTCTATGGAAATTAATCATTGCATCAAAGATAAATACCATTGTCTTAGCGATGGATCATACATTTTTTGATGGTAGTTCCGCTACCTTATTCTGGAAAGCCTTATTGCTAGAGTTATCATCGATTGATAGAGATCAACTTGAAGACACTGATGTAGTCTTCTCCAAAGCTAACATCGATGATAACTACATTACGGCTTTAGATATATCGAGCAATAACTTGTTAGATGACTGTCCTATTTCATTTGCTTCTAAAATAAAACGGTTTATTGCCTCTAAGATTTTCCAATATTTTCCCTACACTATAATTGCTCCAAATTCTGAGCTATTACAGTTTGATGATTATTCGTTCCCTTCAAGTATTTTTGAAGATGGTTGTGATAAACCTGCATCGTATAAgcttaaaaataatagcaGAAGAgcaataattaatattaaacctgctcaaatttcaaatgtTTTGAAATACTGCAGAAGCAAAAACATTGCATTAACTTCGTACCTGTCAGCTCTAATATCTTATTAtgtgaatatatataaagataaGAGCGTCAATCATGGGTCCGCAATTAAAGTAGAAATCCCAATTAATTTAAGAGGAATCTTAAAGGAAAAGCTTGAAATGGACATTGCACCAGACTTTGGTTGCTACATATCATCCACAGATCTAGTAATTGACTCTCAACTGAATGGAAGTACTATTGACAAATTGGCATCCACATtccaaaaacaaatatcTAACTCTGTGAAAGAGAATGTTGACGAAACGATTGAGAACATTAAAATCACTGAGGTTATTGattcattcaaattttttgaatataaagtGACTCCAAAGCCAAGTGAAGACAAGATCTTTCCTGGTGCAACATTTGAAGTTACCAACTTAGGTAGAGTCTCATTTGAAACCAAgaatgataatttttttgttgaagATGCTTTATTTGGAGGTTCTCAAAGTTTAACCACTATCTTTACATGTTATGTTATCAGCACAGATTTTGGTGGTATGAATTTGGCTATCACATATAGTGATTCAATCAAGGATTTCATGGAACCAGTCATTGAGAAATGTAAAGCGGAATTATTAAGTTTATAG
- the FRE8 gene encoding putative ferric-chelate reductase (similar to Saccharomyces cerevisiae FRE8 (YLR047C); ancestral locus Anc_5.117), whose translation MFNRHWDFNWNNVYSSLYNAQDCLKIRCAARTTFLVSLTFVCILLPLFHSLALTKKFYKLNHNFNHHFVYQHLNWLHDLTLYHNKSVHITLFWSCFVGFATFYNTNGELNHIAKRSGRISIALLPAILILTLRPSPLPNLLYLSLLPYHKWISRILIVESFLHCGLYVWWFASCNTMSKLWKFTNICGILAFIAFFVIGITSVNKFRRMNFKLFYCIHYVCTWTSIVLLYLHSKPSILYYFCFCVVILLYQVYYRLSHTKKTKITITCISPTISLLEFPKEYLSNKPILPATHVRLNLVRRNPFANLVNNFIIPFQHPFTIASLPNDDAVQLIVRNGRTLPLETNSSYYITGCFEPMIDFISKRRENNLWATIINYFDNNSNTGNNDTYLTYSSNIQDANTLNIMSQALPSLPFQVNSLPLLSSPLRYKINATRVFMVVGGTAISFALPVLRILNFNGVHTRLIWVTRDYQDLQVLNHFKNNFEGLEVYVSGKNSIDYVEEYNRLQENKKAPNTETMANGNLVETESENDPLLSGNVKTTFGAIADKDDEIDFTETFSRKKSIKDLKKLAKRKKANENVFREQTVIEPPNSTYATDEDFDSSNHSYSNVSPNKDTEANTVASSNVTRSILRKIRIPAGIKVSFGRPVLNNSHYNWCLEKECIGPSEHNLCCHPNSENSSHVDDLANVWVVAAGPNSLIENTNRWATDGGLHFYAEAFAV comes from the coding sequence ATGTTCAATAGACACTGGGACTTCAATTGGAATAATGTTTATTCTTCTCTCTACAATGCTCAAGACTGTCTTAAAATACGGTGTGCTGCAAGAACCACTTTTCTGGTGTCTCTCACGTTTGTTTGTATCCTCTTGCCGTTATTTCACAGTTTGGCATTGACAAAAAAATTCTATAAGTTGAATCACAATTTTAACCATCATTTTGTGTATCAGCATCTGAATTGGTTGCATGATTTGACGCTTTATCACAATAAATCAGTTCACATCACGCTGTTCTGGTCATGTTTTGTCGGGTTTGCGACTTTCTATAATACAAACGGTGAGCTGAACCACATTGCAAAAAGATCAGGTAGAATTTCAATTGCATTGTTGCCTGCGATATTAATACTCACGTTAAGACCCTCTCCATTGCCGAATCTACTATATTTATCTCTGTTGCCGTACCATAAATGGATCTCGAGAATTTTAATCGTCGAGTCATTCTTGCATTGTGGTTTGTATGTGTGGTGGTTTGCTTCCTGCAATACGATGTCAAAATTGTGGAAATTCACTAATATTTGTGGTATTCTCGCCTTCATTGCATTCTTCGTGATTGGAATCACTTcagttaataaattcaGACGAATGAATTtcaaattgttttattgcATCCATTATGTCTGCACTTGGACGTCGATCGTACTGCTATACCTGCATTCAAAACCAAGCATATTGTACTACTTTTGCTTTTGCGTCGTTATACTGCTCTACCAAGTTTATTACCGTCTATCACACacaaagaaaacaaaaataacaatCACATGCATCTCGCCAACCATTTCATTGTTGGAGTTCCCAAAAGAATATCTATCAAATAAACCAATTCTACCAGCTACTCACGTAAGGCTGAACCTGGTTAGAAGAAACCCTTTTGCAAATTTAgtcaataatttcattatccCTTTTCAACATCCATTCACCATTGCATCCCTACCAAACGATGATGCAGTTCAACTGATTGTACGGAACGGTAGGACTTTACCATTAGAGACAAATAGTTCCTACTACATAACAGGATGTTTCGAACCAATGATTGATTTCATATCAAAAAGAAGGGAAAATAATTTGTGGGCTACCATCATAAACTATTTCGATAATAACTCGAATACCGGAAATAACGACACTTATTTAACGTATAGTAGTAATATTCAAGATGCAAACACGTTAAACATTATGTCACAAGCGTTGCCATCCTTGCCTTTCCAAGTGAACTCCTTACCGTTGCTAAGCTCACCTTTGCGGTATAAGATAAACGCTACAAGAGTGTTCATGGTAGTTGGGGGCACTGCTATTTCATTTGCATTGCCTGTATTAAGAATCTTGAATTTCAATGGTGTTCACACAAGGTTGATTTGGGTTACAAGAGATTATCAAGATTTACAAGTATTAAAccatttcaaaaataatttcgAAGGTTTGGAGGTTTACGTGAGTGGGAAAAACTCCATTGACTATGTAGAAGAGTACAATAGATTGCAAGAAAATAAGAAAGCTCCAAATACAGAAACTATGGCTAATGGTAATTTAGTGGAAACGGAAAGTGAGAATGATCCACTGTTATCGGGAAATGTTAAAACAACGTTTGGTGCAATAGCTgataaagatgatgaaattgattttacAGAAACATTCTCACgtaaaaaatcaattaaagatttaaagaaaCTGGCTAAAAGGAAAAAGGCAAATGAAAATGTCTTCAGAGAACAGACAGTCATCGAGCCACCAAATAGTACATATGCTACTGATGAAGATTTTGATTCAAGTAACCATTCGTATTCAAATGTGTCCCCTAATAAGGATACTGAAGCAAATACAGTTGCTTCTTCGAACGTCACAAGATCTATCTTGagaaaaattagaatcCCAGCTGGTATTAAGGTTTCCTTTGGGAGACCAGTGTTGAATAATTCTCATTACAATTGGTGTTTAGAGAAGGAGTGCATTGGTCCATCAGAGCACAATCTTTGCTGTCATCCAAATAGTGAAAACAGTTCACACGTTGATGATTTGGCAAATGTTTGGGTCGTAGCGGCTGGTCCAAATagtttaattgaaaatacaAATAGATGGGCAACTGACGGTGGTTTACATTTCTATGCCGAAGCCTTTGCTGTTTAA
- the TPHA0H00980 gene encoding 40S ribosomal protein uS2 (similar to Saccharomyces cerevisiae RPS0A (YGR214W) and RPS0B (YLR048W); ancestral locus Anc_5.116), with the protein MSLPATFDLTPEDAQLLLAANVHLGARNVQVHQEPYVFNTRPDGVNVINVGKTWEKIVLAARIIAAIPNPEDVVAISSRTYGQRAVLKYAAHTGATPIAGRFTPGSFTNYITRSFKEPRLVIVTDPRSDFQAIKESSYVNIPVIALTDLDSPSEFVDVAIPCNNRGKHSIGLIWYLLAREVLRLRGALVDRTQPWTIMPDLYFYRNPEEVEQQATEEASAVAEGEEADVAEEVAEDQAEASEWAEETTENANW; encoded by the coding sequence aTGTCTTTACCAGCCACATTCGATTTAACTCCAGAAGATGCCCAATTGCTATTGGCCGCTAACGTCCACCTAGGTGCGAGAAACGTTCAGGTTCACCAAGAACCATACGTCTTCAACACCAGACCAGACGGTGTTAATGTTATCAACGTCGGCAAGACTTGGGAGAAGATTGTGTTGGCTGCAAGAATCATTGCTGCTATCCCAAACCCAGAAGACGTTGTCGCTATCTCTTCAAGAACTTACGGTCAAAGAGCCGTTTTGAAGTACGCCGCGCACACCGGTGCTACTCCAATTGCTGGTAGATTCACTCCCGGTTCCTTCACCAACTACATCACCAGATCTTTCAAGGAACCAAGATTGGTCATTGTCACCGACCCAAGATCGGACTTCCAAGCCATCAAGGAATCGTCTTACGTTAACATCCCAGTTATCGCCTTGACTGATTTGGACTCTCCATCCGAATTCGTCGATGTTGCTATCCCATGTAACAACAGAGGTAAGCACTCCATCGGTTTGATCTGGTACTTACTAGCCAGAGAAGTCTTGAGATTAAGAGGTGCTTTGGTTGACAGAACTCAACCATGGACCATCATGCCGGATTTATACTTCTACAGAAATCCAGAAGAAGTTGAACAACAAGCTACTGAAGAAGCCTCTGCTGTCGCTGAAGGTGAGGAAGCCGATGTCGCTGAAGAAGTTGCTGAAGATCAAGCCGAAGCTTCTGAATGGGCTGAAGAAACCACTGAAAATGCTAACTGGTAA